A genome region from Pseudorca crassidens isolate mPseCra1 chromosome 20, mPseCra1.hap1, whole genome shotgun sequence includes the following:
- the ANKRD27 gene encoding ankyrin repeat domain-containing protein 27 isoform X9: MALYDEDLLKNPFYLALQKWRPDLCNKVAQTRGIVLVPCKGSLSGSVQSTCQFESYILIPVEEHFQTLNGKDVFIQGNRIKLGAGFACLLSVPILFEETFYNEKEESFSILCIAHPLEKRESSEEPSTPSDPFSLKTIEDVREFLGRHAERFDRNIASFQRTFRECERKSLRHHIDSVNALYTRCLQQLLRDSHLKVLAKQEAQMNLMKQAVEMYVQHDIYDLIFKYVGTMEASEDAAFNKITRSLQDLQQKDIGVKPEFSFNIPRAKRELAQLNRCTSPQQKLACLWKVVQLITQSPSQRVNLETMCADDLLSVLLYLLVKTEIPNWMANLSYIKNFRFSSSAKDELGYCLTSVEAAIEYIRQGSLSVKPLESEGFGDRLFLKQRMSLLSQLTSTPIDCLFQHIASGNQKEVERLLSQEDRDKDAVQKMCHPLCFCDDCEKLVSGRLNDPSIVTPFSRDDRGHTPLHVAALCGQASLIDFLVSKGAVVNATDYHGSTPLHLACQKGCQSVTLLLLHYKASTEVQDNNGNTPLHLACTYGHEDCVKALVYYDVQSCRLDIGNEKGDTPLHIAARWGYQSIIETLLQNGASTEIQNRLKETPLKCALNSKILSMMEAHHPSFERGQKSSEVRERGCVCRPYLRPASVWPSPTPHRAPWLQVPARPPQCPVDSVSQGSCASSFSSASLSSRQEEPRKFYREPTEQTMAWMCPSPAGGEPSLTPPRAPPSLSPPGCDLLSEGPVEKLLRAIADGDLEMVRYLLEWTEEDPDEAEDAVRAVDLEFCHPLCQCPKCAPAQKKLAKIPASGLGVNVTSQDGSSPLHVAALHGRADLLLLLVKHGASVGARDAKQAVPLHLACQKGHFQVVKCLLDSNAKPNKKDISGNTPLLYACSRGHHEVAALLLQHGASINASNNKGNTALHEAVIEKHVFVVELLLLHGASVQVLNKRQCTAIDCAEQNSKIMELLQVVPSCVATLDDVGETDHNEYVTVKIRKKWNSKMYDLPDEPFTRQFYFVHAVGQFKGRTSREIMARDRSVPNFAEDSLHEPGRQRVTRKQNNLPDQSSSQTADKGNDGQPERPGPRQTAPGQRRMLRRHIVNDAVVPKGPETAGNLTAPQEASISQS; this comes from the exons gtGTTAGTACCCTGCAAAGGAAGCCTGTCAGGCAGTGTTCAGTCTACTTGTCAGTTTGAGTCCTATATTTTGATCCCAGTGGAAGAACACTTTCAGACCTTAAATGGAAag GATGTCTTTATCCAAGGAAACAGGATTAAACTAGGAGCTGGTTTCGCCTGTCTTCTCTCCGTGCCCATTCTCTTTGAAGAAACTTTctacaatgaaaaagaagaaagtttcagCATACTGTGCATAGCCCATCctttggaaaagagagagagttcAG AAGAGCCTTCAACACCCTCAGATCCCTTTTCCCTGAAAACCATCGAAGACGTGAGAGAGTTTTTGGGAAGACATGCAGAGAGATTTGACAGGAACATCGCCTCTTTCCAGCGAACGTTCAGGGAGTGTGAAAGAAAGAGCCTCCGTCATCACATA GACTCCGTGAATGCTCTCTACACCAGATGCCTCCAGCAGCTGCTGAGGGACTCCCACCTG AAAGTGCTCGCCAAGCAGGAGGCCCAGATGAACCTGATGAAACAGGCCGTAGAG ATGTATGTCCAGCATGATATTTACGACCTGATCTTTAAATATGTGGGGACCATGGAGGCAAGTGAG GATGCTGCCTTTAACAAAATCACAAGGAGCCTTCAAGATCTTCAGCAGAAGGATATTGGTGTGAAACCTGAGTTCAG CTTCAACATACCTCGTGCCAAGAGGGAGCTGGCTCAGCTGAACAGGTGCACGTCCCCGCAGCAGAAGCTGGCTTGTTTGTGGAAGGTGGTGCAGCTGATCACCCAGTCTCCCAGCCAGAGAG TTAACTTGGAGACCATGTGCGCTGATGATCTGCTATCAGTCCTGTTGTATTTGCTTGTGAAAACAGAGATCCCTAATTG GATGGCAAATTTGAGTTACATCAAGAACTTCAGATTTAGCAGCTCAGCAAAAGATGAACTGGGGTACTGCCTGACCTCAGTTGAGGCTGCAATTGAATATATTCGGCAGGGAAGCCTCTCCGTTAAGCCACTG GAGTCCGAGGGGTTTGGCGACAGACTGTTCCTTAAGCAGAGAATGAGCTTGCTGTCTCAGCTGACCTCAACTCCCATTGACTGCTTGTTTCAG CACATCGCATCAGGTAACCAGAAAGAAGTGGAAAGACTTCTGAGCCAGGAAGACCGAGATAAAGATGCCGTCCAAAAGATGTGTCACCCTCTGTGCTTCTGTGATGACTGTGAGAAACTCGTCTCAGG GAGGCTGAATGACCCCTCCATTGTCACTCCATTCTCCAGAGACGACAGGGGTCATACACCACTCCATGTGGCTGCCCTCTGCG GGCAGGCATCCCTCATCGACTTTCTGGTTTCCAAGGGCGCGGTGGTGAACGCTACAGACTACCATGGCTCCACCCCGCTGCATCTTGCGTGTCAGAAGGGCTGTCAGAGCGTGACG ctgctgctgctgcactACAAAGCCAGCACCGAAGTGCAAGACAACAACGGCAACACCCCTCTGCACCTGGCCTGCACCTACGGCCACGAAGAC TGTGTGAAGGCTCTGGTCTACTATGACGTGCAGTCCTGCAGACTAGATATTGGTAACGAGAAAGGAGACACTCCCCTGCACATTGCTGCCCGCTGGGGTTACCAAAGCATCATAGAGACGTTGCTACAGAACGGAGCGTCCACAGAGATCCAGAACAGGCTGAAGGAAACGCCCCTCAAGTGTGCGTTAAACTCAAAG ATTCTGTCCATGATGGAAGCCCACCATCCGTCCTTCGAGAGGGGGCAGAAGTCTTCAGAGGTAAGAGAACGGGGCTGCGTTTGCCGGCCCTACTTGAGACCAGCCTCTGTCTGGCCCTCACCCACCCCTCACCGGGCTCCCTGGCTGCAGGTGCCCGCGCGGCCCCCTCAGTGCCCCGTGGATTCCGTCAGCCAGGGCTCCTGCGCTTCCAGCTTCTCCTCCGCGTCGCTGAGCTCCAGGCAAGAGGAGCCCAGAAAGTTCTACAGGGAG CCCACAGAGCAGACCATGGCGTGGATGTGCCCATCCCCTGCAGGTGGGGAGCCCTCACTGACTCCGCCCCGGGCTCCTCCTTCGCTGTCACCCCCAGGCTGTGACCTGCTCTCGGAGGGCCCA gtAGAAAAGCTTTTAAGAGCCATTGCTGATGGAGACCTAGAAATG GTGCGTTACCTGTTGGAGTGGACAGAGGAGGACCCGGATGAAGCGGAGGATGCTGTCAGGGCGGTGGATCTTGAATTTTGTCACCCCTTGTGCCAGTGCCCCAAATGTGCTCCAGCTCAAAAG AAGCTGGCAAAGATTCCTGCCAGTGGGCTTGGTGTGAATGTGACCAGCCAGGATGGTTCCTCCCCACTGCACGTTGCTGCCCTGCATGGTCGGGCggacctccttctcctcctcgtGAAGCACGGTGCCAGTGTGGGGGCCAGAGACGCAAAGCAGGCCGTCCCACTCCACCTGGCCTGCCAGAAGGGCCACTTCCAG GTGGTGAAATGTCTACTAGATTCTAATGCAAAACCCAATAAAAAGGATATAAGTGGAAACACACCCCTCCTTTATGCTTGTTCCAGAGGCCACCACGAAGTTGCGGCACTGTTGCTGCAG CATGGGGCCTCCATTAATGCTTCTAACAATAAGGGCAACACAGCACTGCACGAGGCTGTGATAGAAAAGCACGTCTTCGTGGTGGAGCTGCTTCTGCTTCATGGAGCATCAGTTCAGGTCCTGAACAAGAGGCAGTGCACAGCTATAGACTGTGCTGAACAG AATTCAAAAATAATGGAATTGCTTCAGGTAGTACCAAGCTGTGTGGCCACGTTAGATGATGTTGGAGAAACAGACCACAACGAGTACGTTACTGTCAAGATCAGGAAAAAAT GGAACTCCAAAATGTATGATCTACCAGATGAACCTTTTACAAGACAGTTTTACTTTGTCCACGCAGTTGGTCAGTTTAA GGGAAGGACCTCAAGGGAGATTATGGCAAGAGATAGAAGTGTCCCTAATTTTGCTGAAGATTCTTTGCATGAG CCAGGGAGGCAAAGAGTCACTCGGAAGCAGAATAACCTGCCAGACCAGAGCAGCTCTCAGACAGCTGACAAAGGAAACGATGGTCAGCCGGAGAGGCCTGGACCGAGACAAACTGCTCCTGGACAAAGGCGAATGCTCCGTAGACACATAGTCAATGATGCGGTTGTACCCAAGGGCCCAGAGACTGCTGGCAACCTGACCGCTCCCCAAGAGGCTAGCATTTCCCAATCTTAA
- the ANKRD27 gene encoding ankyrin repeat domain-containing protein 27 isoform X3: MALYDEDLLKNPFYLALQKWRPDLCNKVAQTRGIVLVPCKGSLSGSVQSTCQFESYILIPVEEHFQTLNGKDVFIQGNRIKLGAGFACLLSVPILFEETFYNEKEESFSILCIAHPLEKRESSEEPSTPSDPFSLKTIEDVREFLGRHAERFDRNIASFQRTFRECERKSLRHHIDSVNALYTRCLQQLLRDSHLKVLAKQEAQMNLMKQAVEMYVQHDIYDLIFKYVGTMEASEDAAFNKITRSLQDLQQKDIGVKPEFSFNIPRAKRELAQLNRCTSPQQKLACLWKVVQLITQSPSQRVNLETMCADDLLSVLLYLLVKTEIPNWMANLSYIKNFRFSSSAKDELGYCLTSVEAAIEYIRQGSLSVKPLESEGFGDRLFLKQRMSLLSQLTSTPIDCLFQHIASGNQKEVERLLSQEDRDKDAVQKMCHPLCFCDDCEKLVSGRLNDPSIVTPFSRDDRGHTPLHVAALCGQASLIDFLVSKGAVVNATDYHGSTPLHLACQKGCQSVTLLLLHYKASTEVQDNNGNTPLHLACTYGHEDCVKALVYYDVQSCRLDIGNEKGDTPLHIAARWGYQSIIETLLQNGASTEIQNRLKETPLKCALNSKILSMMEAHHPSFERGQKSSEVPARPPQCPVDSVSQGSCASSFSSASLSSRQEEPRKFYREPTEQTMAWMCPSPAGGEPSLTPPRAPPSLSPPGCDLLSEGPVEKLLRAIADGDLEMVRYLLEWTEEDPDEAEDAVRAVDLEFCHPLCQCPKCAPAQKKLAKIPASGLGVNVTSQDGSSPLHVAALHGRADLLLLLVKHGASVGARDAKQAVPLHLACQKGHFQVVKCLLDSNAKPNKKDISGNTPLLYACSRGHHEVAALLLQHGASINASNNKGNTALHEAVIEKHVFVVELLLLHGASVQVLNKRQCTAIDCAEQNSKIMELLQVVPSCVATLDDVGETDHNEYVTVKIRKKWNSKMYDLPDEPFTRQFYFVHAVGQFNLFWVSGEGPQGRLWQEIEVSLILLKILCMSQGGKESLGSRITCQTRAALRQLTKETMVSRRGLDRDKLLLDKGECSVDT; the protein is encoded by the exons gtGTTAGTACCCTGCAAAGGAAGCCTGTCAGGCAGTGTTCAGTCTACTTGTCAGTTTGAGTCCTATATTTTGATCCCAGTGGAAGAACACTTTCAGACCTTAAATGGAAag GATGTCTTTATCCAAGGAAACAGGATTAAACTAGGAGCTGGTTTCGCCTGTCTTCTCTCCGTGCCCATTCTCTTTGAAGAAACTTTctacaatgaaaaagaagaaagtttcagCATACTGTGCATAGCCCATCctttggaaaagagagagagttcAG AAGAGCCTTCAACACCCTCAGATCCCTTTTCCCTGAAAACCATCGAAGACGTGAGAGAGTTTTTGGGAAGACATGCAGAGAGATTTGACAGGAACATCGCCTCTTTCCAGCGAACGTTCAGGGAGTGTGAAAGAAAGAGCCTCCGTCATCACATA GACTCCGTGAATGCTCTCTACACCAGATGCCTCCAGCAGCTGCTGAGGGACTCCCACCTG AAAGTGCTCGCCAAGCAGGAGGCCCAGATGAACCTGATGAAACAGGCCGTAGAG ATGTATGTCCAGCATGATATTTACGACCTGATCTTTAAATATGTGGGGACCATGGAGGCAAGTGAG GATGCTGCCTTTAACAAAATCACAAGGAGCCTTCAAGATCTTCAGCAGAAGGATATTGGTGTGAAACCTGAGTTCAG CTTCAACATACCTCGTGCCAAGAGGGAGCTGGCTCAGCTGAACAGGTGCACGTCCCCGCAGCAGAAGCTGGCTTGTTTGTGGAAGGTGGTGCAGCTGATCACCCAGTCTCCCAGCCAGAGAG TTAACTTGGAGACCATGTGCGCTGATGATCTGCTATCAGTCCTGTTGTATTTGCTTGTGAAAACAGAGATCCCTAATTG GATGGCAAATTTGAGTTACATCAAGAACTTCAGATTTAGCAGCTCAGCAAAAGATGAACTGGGGTACTGCCTGACCTCAGTTGAGGCTGCAATTGAATATATTCGGCAGGGAAGCCTCTCCGTTAAGCCACTG GAGTCCGAGGGGTTTGGCGACAGACTGTTCCTTAAGCAGAGAATGAGCTTGCTGTCTCAGCTGACCTCAACTCCCATTGACTGCTTGTTTCAG CACATCGCATCAGGTAACCAGAAAGAAGTGGAAAGACTTCTGAGCCAGGAAGACCGAGATAAAGATGCCGTCCAAAAGATGTGTCACCCTCTGTGCTTCTGTGATGACTGTGAGAAACTCGTCTCAGG GAGGCTGAATGACCCCTCCATTGTCACTCCATTCTCCAGAGACGACAGGGGTCATACACCACTCCATGTGGCTGCCCTCTGCG GGCAGGCATCCCTCATCGACTTTCTGGTTTCCAAGGGCGCGGTGGTGAACGCTACAGACTACCATGGCTCCACCCCGCTGCATCTTGCGTGTCAGAAGGGCTGTCAGAGCGTGACG ctgctgctgctgcactACAAAGCCAGCACCGAAGTGCAAGACAACAACGGCAACACCCCTCTGCACCTGGCCTGCACCTACGGCCACGAAGAC TGTGTGAAGGCTCTGGTCTACTATGACGTGCAGTCCTGCAGACTAGATATTGGTAACGAGAAAGGAGACACTCCCCTGCACATTGCTGCCCGCTGGGGTTACCAAAGCATCATAGAGACGTTGCTACAGAACGGAGCGTCCACAGAGATCCAGAACAGGCTGAAGGAAACGCCCCTCAAGTGTGCGTTAAACTCAAAG ATTCTGTCCATGATGGAAGCCCACCATCCGTCCTTCGAGAGGGGGCAGAAGTCTTCAGAG GTGCCCGCGCGGCCCCCTCAGTGCCCCGTGGATTCCGTCAGCCAGGGCTCCTGCGCTTCCAGCTTCTCCTCCGCGTCGCTGAGCTCCAGGCAAGAGGAGCCCAGAAAGTTCTACAGGGAG CCCACAGAGCAGACCATGGCGTGGATGTGCCCATCCCCTGCAGGTGGGGAGCCCTCACTGACTCCGCCCCGGGCTCCTCCTTCGCTGTCACCCCCAGGCTGTGACCTGCTCTCGGAGGGCCCA gtAGAAAAGCTTTTAAGAGCCATTGCTGATGGAGACCTAGAAATG GTGCGTTACCTGTTGGAGTGGACAGAGGAGGACCCGGATGAAGCGGAGGATGCTGTCAGGGCGGTGGATCTTGAATTTTGTCACCCCTTGTGCCAGTGCCCCAAATGTGCTCCAGCTCAAAAG AAGCTGGCAAAGATTCCTGCCAGTGGGCTTGGTGTGAATGTGACCAGCCAGGATGGTTCCTCCCCACTGCACGTTGCTGCCCTGCATGGTCGGGCggacctccttctcctcctcgtGAAGCACGGTGCCAGTGTGGGGGCCAGAGACGCAAAGCAGGCCGTCCCACTCCACCTGGCCTGCCAGAAGGGCCACTTCCAG GTGGTGAAATGTCTACTAGATTCTAATGCAAAACCCAATAAAAAGGATATAAGTGGAAACACACCCCTCCTTTATGCTTGTTCCAGAGGCCACCACGAAGTTGCGGCACTGTTGCTGCAG CATGGGGCCTCCATTAATGCTTCTAACAATAAGGGCAACACAGCACTGCACGAGGCTGTGATAGAAAAGCACGTCTTCGTGGTGGAGCTGCTTCTGCTTCATGGAGCATCAGTTCAGGTCCTGAACAAGAGGCAGTGCACAGCTATAGACTGTGCTGAACAG AATTCAAAAATAATGGAATTGCTTCAGGTAGTACCAAGCTGTGTGGCCACGTTAGATGATGTTGGAGAAACAGACCACAACGAGTACGTTACTGTCAAGATCAGGAAAAAAT GGAACTCCAAAATGTATGATCTACCAGATGAACCTTTTACAAGACAGTTTTACTTTGTCCACGCAGTTGGTCAGTTTAA tttgttttgggTTTCAGGGGAAGGACCTCAAGGGAGATTATGGCAAGAGATAGAAGTGTCCCTAATTTTGCTGAAGATTCTTTGCATGAG CCAGGGAGGCAAAGAGTCACTCGGAAGCAGAATAACCTGCCAGACCAGAGCAGCTCTCAGACAGCTGACAAAGGAAACGATGGTCAGCCGGAGAGGCCTGGACCGAGACAAACTGCTCCTGGACAAAGGCGAATGCTCCGTAGACACATAG
- the ANKRD27 gene encoding ankyrin repeat domain-containing protein 27 isoform X2, producing the protein MALYDEDLLKNPFYLALQKWRPDLCNKVAQTRGIVLVPCKGSLSGSVQSTCQFESYILIPVEEHFQTLNGKDVFIQGNRIKLGAGFACLLSVPILFEETFYNEKEESFSILCIAHPLEKRESSEEPSTPSDPFSLKTIEDVREFLGRHAERFDRNIASFQRTFRECERKSLRHHIDSVNALYTRCLQQLLRDSHLKVLAKQEAQMNLMKQAVEMYVQHDIYDLIFKYVGTMEASEDAAFNKITRSLQDLQQKDIGVKPEFSFNIPRAKRELAQLNRCTSPQQKLACLWKVVQLITQSPSQRVNLETMCADDLLSVLLYLLVKTEIPNWMANLSYIKNFRFSSSAKDELGYCLTSVEAAIEYIRQGSLSVKPLESEGFGDRLFLKQRMSLLSQLTSTPIDCLFQHIASGNQKEVERLLSQEDRDKDAVQKMCHPLCFCDDCEKLVSGRLNDPSIVTPFSRDDRGHTPLHVAALCGQASLIDFLVSKGAVVNATDYHGSTPLHLACQKGCQSVTLLLLHYKASTEVQDNNGNTPLHLACTYGHEDCVKALVYYDVQSCRLDIGNEKGDTPLHIAARWGYQSIIETLLQNGASTEIQNRLKETPLKCALNSKILSMMEAHHPSFERGQKSSEVPARPPQCPVDSVSQGSCASSFSSASLSSRQEEPRKFYRETLSIVSPQSRPWRGCAHPLQVEKLLRAIADGDLEMVRYLLEWTEEDPDEAEDAVRAVDLEFCHPLCQCPKCAPAQKKLAKIPASGLGVNVTSQDGSSPLHVAALHGRADLLLLLVKHGASVGARDAKQAVPLHLACQKGHFQVVKCLLDSNAKPNKKDISGNTPLLYACSRGHHEVAALLLQHGASINASNNKGNTALHEAVIEKHVFVVELLLLHGASVQVLNKRQCTAIDCAEQNSKIMELLQVVPSCVATLDDVGETDHNEYVTVKIRKKWNSKMYDLPDEPFTRQFYFVHAVGQFKGRTSREIMARDRSVPNFAEDSLHEPGRQRVTRKQNNLPDQSSSQTADKGNDGQPERPGPRQTAPGQRRMLRRHIVNDAVVPKGPETAGNLTAPQEASISQS; encoded by the exons gtGTTAGTACCCTGCAAAGGAAGCCTGTCAGGCAGTGTTCAGTCTACTTGTCAGTTTGAGTCCTATATTTTGATCCCAGTGGAAGAACACTTTCAGACCTTAAATGGAAag GATGTCTTTATCCAAGGAAACAGGATTAAACTAGGAGCTGGTTTCGCCTGTCTTCTCTCCGTGCCCATTCTCTTTGAAGAAACTTTctacaatgaaaaagaagaaagtttcagCATACTGTGCATAGCCCATCctttggaaaagagagagagttcAG AAGAGCCTTCAACACCCTCAGATCCCTTTTCCCTGAAAACCATCGAAGACGTGAGAGAGTTTTTGGGAAGACATGCAGAGAGATTTGACAGGAACATCGCCTCTTTCCAGCGAACGTTCAGGGAGTGTGAAAGAAAGAGCCTCCGTCATCACATA GACTCCGTGAATGCTCTCTACACCAGATGCCTCCAGCAGCTGCTGAGGGACTCCCACCTG AAAGTGCTCGCCAAGCAGGAGGCCCAGATGAACCTGATGAAACAGGCCGTAGAG ATGTATGTCCAGCATGATATTTACGACCTGATCTTTAAATATGTGGGGACCATGGAGGCAAGTGAG GATGCTGCCTTTAACAAAATCACAAGGAGCCTTCAAGATCTTCAGCAGAAGGATATTGGTGTGAAACCTGAGTTCAG CTTCAACATACCTCGTGCCAAGAGGGAGCTGGCTCAGCTGAACAGGTGCACGTCCCCGCAGCAGAAGCTGGCTTGTTTGTGGAAGGTGGTGCAGCTGATCACCCAGTCTCCCAGCCAGAGAG TTAACTTGGAGACCATGTGCGCTGATGATCTGCTATCAGTCCTGTTGTATTTGCTTGTGAAAACAGAGATCCCTAATTG GATGGCAAATTTGAGTTACATCAAGAACTTCAGATTTAGCAGCTCAGCAAAAGATGAACTGGGGTACTGCCTGACCTCAGTTGAGGCTGCAATTGAATATATTCGGCAGGGAAGCCTCTCCGTTAAGCCACTG GAGTCCGAGGGGTTTGGCGACAGACTGTTCCTTAAGCAGAGAATGAGCTTGCTGTCTCAGCTGACCTCAACTCCCATTGACTGCTTGTTTCAG CACATCGCATCAGGTAACCAGAAAGAAGTGGAAAGACTTCTGAGCCAGGAAGACCGAGATAAAGATGCCGTCCAAAAGATGTGTCACCCTCTGTGCTTCTGTGATGACTGTGAGAAACTCGTCTCAGG GAGGCTGAATGACCCCTCCATTGTCACTCCATTCTCCAGAGACGACAGGGGTCATACACCACTCCATGTGGCTGCCCTCTGCG GGCAGGCATCCCTCATCGACTTTCTGGTTTCCAAGGGCGCGGTGGTGAACGCTACAGACTACCATGGCTCCACCCCGCTGCATCTTGCGTGTCAGAAGGGCTGTCAGAGCGTGACG ctgctgctgctgcactACAAAGCCAGCACCGAAGTGCAAGACAACAACGGCAACACCCCTCTGCACCTGGCCTGCACCTACGGCCACGAAGAC TGTGTGAAGGCTCTGGTCTACTATGACGTGCAGTCCTGCAGACTAGATATTGGTAACGAGAAAGGAGACACTCCCCTGCACATTGCTGCCCGCTGGGGTTACCAAAGCATCATAGAGACGTTGCTACAGAACGGAGCGTCCACAGAGATCCAGAACAGGCTGAAGGAAACGCCCCTCAAGTGTGCGTTAAACTCAAAG ATTCTGTCCATGATGGAAGCCCACCATCCGTCCTTCGAGAGGGGGCAGAAGTCTTCAGAG GTGCCCGCGCGGCCCCCTCAGTGCCCCGTGGATTCCGTCAGCCAGGGCTCCTGCGCTTCCAGCTTCTCCTCCGCGTCGCTGAGCTCCAGGCAAGAGGAGCCCAGAAAGTTCTACAGGGAG ACCTTGTCCATTGTCAGCCCACAGAGCAGACCATGGCGTGGATGTGCCCATCCCCTGCAG gtAGAAAAGCTTTTAAGAGCCATTGCTGATGGAGACCTAGAAATG GTGCGTTACCTGTTGGAGTGGACAGAGGAGGACCCGGATGAAGCGGAGGATGCTGTCAGGGCGGTGGATCTTGAATTTTGTCACCCCTTGTGCCAGTGCCCCAAATGTGCTCCAGCTCAAAAG AAGCTGGCAAAGATTCCTGCCAGTGGGCTTGGTGTGAATGTGACCAGCCAGGATGGTTCCTCCCCACTGCACGTTGCTGCCCTGCATGGTCGGGCggacctccttctcctcctcgtGAAGCACGGTGCCAGTGTGGGGGCCAGAGACGCAAAGCAGGCCGTCCCACTCCACCTGGCCTGCCAGAAGGGCCACTTCCAG GTGGTGAAATGTCTACTAGATTCTAATGCAAAACCCAATAAAAAGGATATAAGTGGAAACACACCCCTCCTTTATGCTTGTTCCAGAGGCCACCACGAAGTTGCGGCACTGTTGCTGCAG CATGGGGCCTCCATTAATGCTTCTAACAATAAGGGCAACACAGCACTGCACGAGGCTGTGATAGAAAAGCACGTCTTCGTGGTGGAGCTGCTTCTGCTTCATGGAGCATCAGTTCAGGTCCTGAACAAGAGGCAGTGCACAGCTATAGACTGTGCTGAACAG AATTCAAAAATAATGGAATTGCTTCAGGTAGTACCAAGCTGTGTGGCCACGTTAGATGATGTTGGAGAAACAGACCACAACGAGTACGTTACTGTCAAGATCAGGAAAAAAT GGAACTCCAAAATGTATGATCTACCAGATGAACCTTTTACAAGACAGTTTTACTTTGTCCACGCAGTTGGTCAGTTTAA GGGAAGGACCTCAAGGGAGATTATGGCAAGAGATAGAAGTGTCCCTAATTTTGCTGAAGATTCTTTGCATGAG CCAGGGAGGCAAAGAGTCACTCGGAAGCAGAATAACCTGCCAGACCAGAGCAGCTCTCAGACAGCTGACAAAGGAAACGATGGTCAGCCGGAGAGGCCTGGACCGAGACAAACTGCTCCTGGACAAAGGCGAATGCTCCGTAGACACATAGTCAATGATGCGGTTGTACCCAAGGGCCCAGAGACTGCTGGCAACCTGACCGCTCCCCAAGAGGCTAGCATTTCCCAATCTTAA